In the genome of cyanobacterium endosymbiont of Braarudosphaera bigelowii, one region contains:
- a CDS encoding hydrogenase maturation protease, which yields MLTIIGCGNLNRCDDAIGAIIAQKLQKKCKKFFFSKINIFDCGTSGMEVMFQAKGSQKLIIIDACSINSSPGTIYKVPGEELEELPEPSNSLHDFRWDNALAVGKKIFKEEFPKDIIVYLIQVKDLGFGVEISSNLKPAMKKVIGHIQEDIQHFILKSKK from the coding sequence ATGTTAACAATTATTGGTTGTGGTAATTTAAATCGTTGTGATGATGCTATAGGGGCAATTATTGCTCAGAAGCTACAAAAAAAATGTAAAAAATTTTTTTTTTCTAAGATTAATATTTTTGATTGCGGAACCTCAGGTATGGAGGTTATGTTTCAAGCAAAAGGTAGTCAAAAATTAATTATTATAGATGCTTGTTCAATAAACTCTTCTCCAGGAACTATTTATAAAGTTCCTGGAGAAGAATTAGAAGAGTTACCCGAACCTAGCAATAGCTTGCATGATTTTAGATGGGACAACGCTTTAGCAGTAGGTAAAAAAATATTTAAGGAAGAATTTCCTAAAGATATTATTGTATATCTTATCCAGGTAAAAGATTTGGGCTTCGGAGTAGAAATTAGTTCTAATTTAAAGCCAGCTATGAAAAAAGTTATTGGACACATACAAGAAGATATACAACACTTCATTTTAAAATCAAAAAAATAA
- a CDS encoding lysylphosphatidylglycerol synthase domain-containing protein, with product MLFIKKKLKWVFLILSFLVIRIILRDSWQDIQNIHIRSNGYLFLLSSLLITFFSHIWSGIFWVYILKSCQQSIKTSLGLKIYLITNVYKYLPGNIGHFLKRVHELQKLGFSVSIVSIAIILEPCLMIVSALLITLLTYIVDSTRIIINTNIVFLYLMLIIIILIIVHPFFLNKIVIYLSKKKYKILENKSANYIRQYPGLIILGEVVFILLKAQGFILALMSFIPVSLDNFLTLIGSFSFAWLLGLITPGAPGGIGIFEVTVLQMLQSSFLDTEIILATVAIFRIINILAEVSGMCLGYLINNNSLKKIYK from the coding sequence ATGTTATTCATTAAGAAAAAATTAAAATGGGTTTTTCTTATATTATCATTCTTAGTAATTAGAATAATCTTAAGAGATAGTTGGCAAGATATTCAAAATATTCATATAAGATCTAATGGCTATCTATTTTTACTTTCATCTCTGTTGATAACTTTTTTTTCTCATATTTGGTCAGGAATTTTTTGGGTCTATATACTTAAAAGTTGTCAACAATCTATAAAAACCAGCTTAGGTTTAAAAATTTACCTGATTACTAATGTATATAAATATTTACCAGGAAATATAGGTCACTTCTTGAAACGAGTCCATGAGCTTCAGAAACTTGGCTTTTCTGTGTCAATTGTTAGTATAGCTATTATTTTAGAGCCATGTCTGATGATTGTATCTGCTCTGTTAATTACATTATTAACTTACATCGTAGATTCCACAAGAATAATTATAAATACTAACATAGTATTCTTGTATCTCATGTTAATTATCATTATTTTAATTATTGTTCATCCATTTTTTTTAAATAAAATAGTTATTTATCTATCTAAGAAAAAATATAAGATTTTAGAAAACAAGAGCGCTAATTATATTAGACAATATCCAGGATTAATAATATTAGGAGAAGTAGTATTTATTTTACTTAAAGCACAAGGCTTTATTTTAGCTTTAATGTCATTTATACCAGTATCATTAGATAATTTTTTAACGTTAATTGGCTCTTTCAGTTTTGCTTGGCTGTTAGGTTTAATTACTCCAGGTGCACCTGGAGGAATAGGTATATTTGAGGTCACAGTTCTGCAAATGCTTCAGTCATCTTTTCTTGATACAGAAATCATCTTAGCCACTGTAGCTATCTTTAGAATAATTAATATTCTAGCTGAAGTATCAGGAATGTGTCTAGGATATCTCATTAATAACAATTCTCTGAAAAAAATATACAAATAA
- a CDS encoding DUF2103 domain-containing protein, with protein sequence MTQENKGRLIWNHSTHLDGLIPILEKLVIFPGIRTITPGVIGRAKGHCPHLKLRISVQILGGYKAIARQGKTVQEVFIVTDLNQKELELAIKEILD encoded by the coding sequence ATGACTCAGGAAAATAAAGGAAGACTAATTTGGAATCACTCTACTCACTTAGATGGTTTGATACCTATTCTAGAAAAGTTAGTTATTTTTCCAGGTATTAGAACTATTACTCCTGGGGTTATTGGCAGAGCTAAAGGTCATTGCCCACACTTAAAGTTAAGAATATCAGTTCAAATTCTTGGGGGATATAAAGCAATAGCTAGACAAGGTAAAACAGTTCAAGAAGTTTTTATTGTTACAGACTTAAATCAGAAGGAACTAGAGTTAGCTATCAAAGAAATTTTAGATTAA
- the clpS gene encoding ATP-dependent Clp protease adapter ClpS: MIKRLSITIQEVSTSTDTKNLAVIDHKPYPNCKIIVLNDDFNTFDHVANCLIRYIPAMTKSYAWELTQKIHFDGLATVWIGPLEQAELYHQQLRREGLTMAPLEGI, translated from the coding sequence ATGATCAAGAGACTGTCCATAACAATTCAAGAAGTATCTACATCAACTGACACAAAAAATTTAGCAGTTATTGATCATAAACCTTATCCTAACTGTAAAATAATTGTTCTTAATGATGATTTCAATACTTTTGACCATGTTGCTAATTGTTTAATAAGATATATTCCTGCAATGACTAAAAGTTATGCATGGGAGCTAACTCAAAAAATACATTTTGATGGATTGGCAACCGTTTGGATAGGGCCTTTAGAACAAGCAGAACTATATCATCAACAATTACGTCGTGAAGGACTAACAATGGCTCCATTAGAAGGAATATGA
- a CDS encoding photosystem I reaction center subunit IV: MVKRKDTVRVKRKESYWYNDVGTVVTIDKGDSLLYPVVVRFTKVNYVGISGDPSGLNMNSFAESELEVVAEG, encoded by the coding sequence ATGGTTAAACGTAAAGATACAGTTAGAGTTAAACGCAAAGAGTCTTATTGGTATAATGATGTTGGGACTGTCGTAACTATAGACAAAGGTGATTCACTTTTGTATCCAGTTGTTGTTCGTTTTACAAAAGTAAATTATGTCGGTATTTCTGGAGATCCTTCAGGACTTAATATGAATTCATTTGCAGAAAGTGAATTAGAGGTTGTAGCTGAAGGATAA
- a CDS encoding DNA-formamidopyrimidine glycosylase, with product MPELPEVESICRKLNELTAGHTIWGGQVLLPRSLAYPFSVQEFCNFVDNINLKIWSRRGKYLLAELDSNKGWMVFHLRMTGQLLWTQQSEPFSKHTRLRFFCTSSYELRFVDIRTFGKVWLIPPSHNPEDIVIGLKKLGIEPLSDDFSVNYLTEKLTSYKRNIKTLLLDQSIIAGIGNIYADEALFRSGIHPETKGIELNIKQIKNLRKAIIEVLNKSIEKGGTTFSNFLNITGNKGNYAKIAWVYGRSNMSCRICNTSIKRIKLSGRSSHFCPKCQQHNKLLK from the coding sequence TTGCCAGAATTACCTGAAGTTGAGAGCATTTGCCGGAAACTTAACGAACTAACTGCCGGCCACACTATCTGGGGAGGACAAGTGTTATTACCACGTTCACTTGCCTACCCCTTTTCTGTGCAAGAATTTTGTAATTTTGTTGATAATATTAATCTAAAAATATGGAGTAGAAGAGGAAAGTATTTATTAGCAGAGTTGGATAGTAATAAGGGATGGATGGTGTTTCATCTTAGAATGACAGGACAATTGTTATGGACTCAACAGAGCGAACCATTTTCAAAACATACTCGTCTCCGCTTTTTTTGCACAAGTTCTTATGAATTAAGGTTCGTAGATATTCGAACTTTTGGCAAGGTATGGTTAATTCCTCCATCCCATAATCCAGAGGATATAGTTATCGGATTAAAAAAATTAGGGATAGAACCTTTATCAGATGATTTTTCAGTTAATTATCTTACTGAAAAATTAACAAGCTATAAACGTAACATTAAAACTCTTTTACTCGATCAATCAATCATTGCAGGAATTGGAAATATATATGCCGATGAAGCTTTGTTTAGAAGCGGTATTCATCCAGAGACTAAAGGTATTGAACTAAATATTAAACAAATCAAAAATTTAAGAAAAGCTATTATTGAAGTTCTAAATAAATCTATCGAAAAAGGAGGGACAACCTTCAGTAATTTTCTAAATATTACTGGTAATAAAGGTAACTATGCAAAAATTGCTTGGGTTTATGGAAGGAGTAATATGTCTTGCCGTATTTGTAATACTTCGATTAAGCGTATTAAGTTAAGCGGTAGATCTTCCCATTTTTGTCCCAAGTGTCAACAACATAATAAATTACTTAAGTAA
- a CDS encoding phycocyanobilin:ferredoxin oxidoreductase, with the protein MVQDLTTFLPLHPLIYKLATSIVSCWRKKLYLAPYKLPKDLNYIESLLGTDKLTIQNFCYQSHQFRKIHLELVRFEQKLDILHCVMFPRFKYSLPIFGCDLVIGKNKISAAVVDLSPTNPKIELSREYKEKLSQLKPYDFLMTRNLPEWGDIFSEYCLFIQPINLEEENKFLQQVEDILQIHCKQSTNSKIVSDFERNLNLQGQEYYCYKQKQNDKTRRILENFFGVNWANKYISQVLFNINN; encoded by the coding sequence ATGGTCCAGGATTTAACTACTTTTTTGCCTTTACATCCTTTGATTTATAAATTAGCTACTTCTATAGTTTCTTGTTGGAGAAAAAAGCTTTACTTAGCTCCATATAAACTACCAAAGGACTTAAACTATATAGAAAGTTTATTGGGAACAGATAAATTAACGATACAAAATTTTTGCTATCAATCACATCAATTTCGTAAGATTCACTTAGAGTTAGTAAGGTTTGAGCAAAAACTAGATATTCTCCACTGTGTAATGTTTCCTCGATTTAAGTATTCTTTGCCTATATTTGGATGCGATCTCGTTATTGGAAAAAATAAAATTAGTGCAGCAGTCGTTGATTTATCTCCAACTAATCCTAAAATAGAACTTTCTAGAGAATATAAAGAAAAATTATCTCAATTAAAGCCTTATGATTTTTTGATGACTCGTAATTTACCAGAATGGGGAGACATATTTTCTGAATATTGTTTGTTTATTCAACCCATTAATTTAGAAGAAGAAAATAAATTTCTTCAGCAAGTTGAAGATATTCTACAAATACACTGTAAACAATCAACTAACTCTAAAATAGTTTCTGACTTTGAAAGAAATCTGAATTTGCAGGGACAAGAGTATTACTGTTATAAACAAAAGCAAAATGATAAGACTCGTCGTATTTTAGAAAACTTTTTTGGTGTAAATTGGGCTAATAAATATATATCACAAGTATTATTTAATATTAATAATTAG
- a CDS encoding peroxiredoxin: MTLQLGDIAPDFSQNSSEGPISFHQWAGEKWVVLFSHPADYTPVCTTELGMVANLKSEFEKRNVKILALSIDDVDSHQGWISDINETQNTTVNYPIVADSDSKVANLYGMIHPKSLNRLTVRSVFIIDPNKKVRLILTYPASTGRNFDEILRVIDSLQLTDYYQVATPANWKDGDSCVVVPSISTEEAKQKFPKGITEVKPYLRMTPQPNK, from the coding sequence ATGACTCTTCAACTTGGAGATATTGCGCCCGACTTTTCCCAAAATTCTAGTGAAGGACCTATTTCTTTTCACCAGTGGGCTGGTGAAAAATGGGTAGTTCTTTTTTCACATCCTGCTGACTATACTCCTGTATGTACTACGGAATTGGGTATGGTTGCTAACTTGAAATCAGAATTTGAAAAACGTAATGTTAAAATTTTAGCTTTAAGTATAGATGATGTAGATTCTCATCAGGGGTGGATAAGTGACATTAATGAGACTCAAAATACTACTGTAAATTATCCTATTGTAGCTGACTCTGATTCCAAAGTAGCTAACTTATATGGGATGATTCATCCTAAATCTTTGAATAGACTTACAGTTCGTTCTGTATTTATTATTGATCCCAATAAAAAGGTTCGGTTGATCTTGACTTATCCTGCCAGTACAGGAAGAAATTTTGATGAAATCTTGAGAGTTATTGATTCTTTACAGTTAACCGACTATTATCAAGTAGCAACTCCCGCTAACTGGAAAGATGGTGATAGCTGTGTTGTTGTACCTTCTATCTCTACTGAGGAAGCTAAGCAAAAGTTTCCAAAAGGTATAACTGAAGTAAAACCTTATCTACGTATGACTCCTCAGCCAAATAAATAA
- the rpmB gene encoding 50S ribosomal protein L28 produces MSRKCQLTGKKANNGFAVSHSHRRTKKLQEVNLQWKRIWWAEGNRWIKLRLSTKAIKTLEKKGLHLMAKEAGINLNKL; encoded by the coding sequence ATGTCTAGAAAATGTCAATTAACTGGGAAAAAAGCGAATAACGGTTTTGCTGTCTCACATTCTCATCGCCGCACAAAGAAATTACAAGAAGTAAATTTACAATGGAAAAGAATTTGGTGGGCAGAAGGTAATCGTTGGATAAAACTACGTCTTTCCACAAAAGCTATTAAGACTTTAGAGAAAAAAGGTTTACATCTCATGGCTAAAGAAGCAGGAATTAATCTAAATAAGCTTTAA
- a CDS encoding DUF1997 domain-containing protein — MIQKEKVRNLELTAYENFNLECENVTVPLKSYLQETQRLVKVLAGKNLIEKISEFEFRFHMKTLNFVNIYSFQPIVTIKVLPDKKGTVSFESQDFEMIGINYINHNFSLKFQGKLFSQEKNNKIFLQGQAYLTSSLDLPSNLWIIPKSILQKAGDTLLKNILERIRHSLSNELLHDYEHWASLQKK, encoded by the coding sequence ATGATACAAAAAGAAAAAGTACGCAATCTTGAATTAACTGCTTATGAAAATTTTAATCTAGAATGTGAAAACGTCACAGTACCACTTAAGAGCTATCTCCAGGAAACACAGCGCCTAGTTAAAGTTCTTGCAGGAAAAAATTTAATAGAAAAGATATCAGAGTTTGAGTTTCGTTTTCATATGAAAACTTTAAATTTCGTAAATATCTATTCCTTTCAACCTATCGTAACTATTAAAGTTTTACCAGATAAAAAAGGAACAGTTTCTTTCGAGTCCCAAGATTTTGAAATGATAGGGATTAATTATATAAATCATAATTTTTCTTTAAAGTTCCAAGGTAAGTTATTTTCACAAGAAAAAAATAATAAAATATTTTTACAAGGTCAAGCATATCTGACTTCTTCTTTAGATTTACCATCTAACTTATGGATAATTCCGAAATCTATATTACAGAAAGCTGGTGATACACTATTGAAAAATATTTTAGAACGTATTAGGCATAGTTTATCTAATGAACTATTACACGACTATGAACATTGGGCTAGTTTACAAAAAAAATAA
- a CDS encoding DNA gyrase/topoisomerase IV subunit A has protein sequence MAQQLKFIKTGKIISTSLHTEMRHSYLEYAMSVIVGRALPDARDGLKPVHRRILYAMHELGLTPERPFRKCARVVGDVLGKYHPHGDQAVYDALVRMVQEFSSRYPLLSGHGNFGSIDNDPPAAMRYTETRLSSIASYGMLGKISENIVDFNNNFDNSQQEPIVLPSKFPNLLVNGCTGIAVGMATNIPPHNLGELVDGLIALIEKPELSNEKLWEIIPGPDFPTGGEIIQTEGIRDAYRDGKGIIKVRGVVNIEKINVGKKRRQERTALIITELPYQVNKSAWIEKIADLVNCGRLEGLADIRDESDRTGMRVVIELKRDAVTKLVLKELYRKTALEHNFGAIMLALVNNQPRKLSLRELLEEFLKFRENTLTRQYGNELKNCQDQSHILEGLLVALKNLDKVINILCDSGDSTIAKERLQKELNLNEKQADGVLVMPMRRLTGLERKKIETEYKELQARINQLEVLLKNRKEFLKELKKELRSLKNKYGDIRRTKIIQKDAIQTNSYEPQTIDIQKQSVLQNKKRIPRESKQSNFVPSKDSILEMTYQGKIAWRMPEDNGFNNNLLIYSEPIEEREQIIAITDTGKAYPIKVLDIPHINIQSISLIDLLPKNAQKDTKNIVSIFFLAKNIKNQNLFLLTNQGKIKRIQISELNVLTNRGLSLMKLKNDDYLKYISFVKEEDEIIIAISSGRLLRFQVKDHEIPIMNRNTQGDQAFRLRRKEEIVGCINLNKNQKILLVSKLGYGKYLDILDLRITKLGDIGTQALKFIHQSDSLSGIKIVSNVKNINILTNQNRALTLEIKEFQNNKQTVELFDEEGIIHIN, from the coding sequence ATGGCACAACAGTTAAAGTTTATAAAAACTGGCAAAATTATTTCAACATCTCTACATACGGAAATGAGACATTCGTACCTAGAGTATGCCATGAGTGTAATTGTAGGAAGAGCTTTGCCAGACGCAAGAGATGGATTAAAACCTGTTCACCGTCGTATTCTTTATGCCATGCATGAATTAGGTTTAACTCCTGAACGACCTTTTCGTAAATGTGCCCGCGTAGTAGGCGATGTCCTCGGTAAATATCATCCTCATGGTGATCAGGCTGTATATGATGCTCTAGTTCGAATGGTGCAAGAGTTTTCAAGTCGCTACCCTTTGCTTTCGGGACATGGAAATTTTGGCTCTATAGATAATGATCCACCTGCAGCAATGCGTTATACGGAAACTAGGCTTTCCTCTATTGCAAGTTATGGAATGCTTGGAAAAATTAGTGAAAATATTGTTGATTTCAATAATAATTTTGACAATTCTCAACAAGAACCTATTGTTCTTCCTAGTAAGTTTCCTAACTTACTGGTTAACGGTTGTACAGGCATCGCTGTAGGAATGGCTACTAATATTCCTCCACATAATTTAGGAGAGTTAGTAGATGGATTAATAGCCTTAATAGAGAAACCCGAGCTATCTAATGAAAAATTATGGGAAATAATTCCTGGTCCAGATTTCCCCACTGGAGGTGAAATTATTCAAACGGAAGGAATTAGAGATGCTTACCGTGACGGAAAAGGGATAATTAAAGTTCGTGGAGTAGTTAATATAGAAAAGATCAATGTAGGCAAAAAGAGACGCCAAGAGAGAACAGCATTAATAATAACTGAGCTTCCTTATCAAGTAAATAAATCCGCGTGGATTGAAAAAATTGCTGATTTAGTTAATTGTGGACGTCTAGAAGGTTTAGCAGATATTAGAGATGAAAGTGATCGTACCGGAATGAGGGTGGTAATAGAGTTAAAAAGGGATGCAGTTACTAAATTAGTTCTTAAAGAGTTATATAGAAAAACAGCTTTAGAACATAATTTTGGCGCAATTATGTTGGCTTTAGTTAATAATCAACCACGAAAACTATCTTTACGTGAGTTGTTGGAAGAATTTTTAAAATTTCGAGAAAATACTTTAACTCGTCAATACGGCAATGAATTGAAAAATTGTCAAGATCAGTCACATATTTTAGAAGGATTACTAGTTGCTTTAAAAAACTTAGATAAAGTAATTAATATTTTGTGTGATTCTGGAGATTCAACGATTGCCAAAGAAAGATTGCAAAAAGAGTTGAATTTGAATGAGAAACAAGCCGATGGCGTTTTAGTAATGCCTATGCGACGATTAACTGGGTTGGAAAGAAAAAAGATTGAAACAGAATATAAAGAATTACAAGCCAGGATTAATCAGTTAGAAGTTTTATTAAAAAATCGTAAGGAATTTTTAAAAGAATTAAAAAAAGAACTACGTTCTCTTAAAAATAAATATGGAGATATCCGTCGTACTAAAATTATTCAAAAAGATGCTATACAAACAAACAGTTATGAACCCCAAACAATTGATATTCAAAAACAATCAGTATTACAAAATAAAAAGAGAATACCCCGTGAGTCTAAACAATCAAACTTCGTCCCATCCAAAGATTCTATTTTAGAGATGACCTACCAGGGTAAAATCGCTTGGAGAATGCCAGAGGATAACGGTTTTAATAATAATTTATTAATCTATAGTGAACCAATAGAGGAAAGAGAACAAATAATTGCAATTACAGATACTGGAAAAGCCTATCCCATAAAAGTTTTAGATATTCCTCATATTAATATTCAATCAATTTCTCTAATAGACTTATTACCTAAAAATGCACAAAAAGATACTAAAAATATTGTATCTATTTTTTTCTTAGCTAAAAATATTAAAAATCAAAATTTATTTCTTTTAACAAATCAAGGAAAAATAAAACGTATTCAAATATCAGAATTAAACGTTTTAACTAACCGAGGATTGTCATTAATGAAATTAAAAAATGATGACTATTTAAAATATATTTCTTTTGTCAAAGAAGAGGACGAAATTATAATCGCTATATCCAGTGGTCGTCTATTACGTTTTCAGGTAAAAGATCATGAGATTCCTATCATGAATCGAAATACTCAAGGAGATCAAGCGTTTAGACTAAGACGAAAAGAAGAAATTGTTGGATGTATCAATCTTAATAAAAATCAAAAGATTTTATTAGTATCGAAGCTAGGTTATGGAAAGTATTTAGATATATTAGACTTACGTATAACAAAACTAGGAGATATTGGAACGCAAGCTTTAAAATTTATTCACCAATCTGATAGCTTGTCAGGCATAAAAATAGTATCAAACGTAAAAAATATCAACATTTTAACTAATCAAAATCGAGCTTTGACTCTGGAAATAAAAGAATTTCAAAATAATAAACAGACAGTTGAATTATTTGATGAAGAAGGAATTATTCATATTAATTAA
- a CDS encoding ABC transporter ATP-binding protein, producing the protein MTPLVIIESLQKSFNSVKAVQNISFNINKGEIFGLLGPNGSGKTTTIRCLSTLTKPDSGEIKVGGISALKYPNVIRNFLGYVAQDVTLDKILTGRELLQLQGSLYHLSRRDAEDRIEKLLTLLNLNEYSDRKTGDYSGGIRKRFDLAAGLLHRPSLLVLDEPTVGLDIESRLIVWEFLKKLKMAGTTILITSHYLEEIDSLADNLAIIDCGKVIAQGTPSQLKNHLGGNRITLKIQEFSELRDVYQAQEILQKLPFVEEIIINKSQGNSLNLIVKGETNLFSKIEKALENANLGIFSLSQSRPSLDDVYLAATGQTLIDAELAAVGNRDLKKEKKQQMN; encoded by the coding sequence ATGACTCCCTTAGTTATAATTGAATCGTTACAAAAAAGTTTTAATAGTGTAAAAGCAGTTCAAAACATTTCCTTTAATATTAATAAAGGAGAAATTTTTGGCTTATTAGGACCAAATGGATCGGGTAAAACAACAACTATTCGATGTTTATCTACTTTAACTAAACCTGATAGTGGAGAAATTAAAGTTGGTGGAATTTCAGCATTAAAATATCCAAACGTTATTAGAAATTTTTTAGGCTATGTTGCACAAGATGTTACGCTTGATAAAATTTTGACAGGTAGAGAATTACTTCAACTACAAGGATCTCTTTATCATTTATCTAGACGTGATGCTGAAGATAGAATTGAAAAACTATTAACTTTATTGAATCTGAATGAATATAGCGATCGCAAAACAGGAGATTATTCAGGAGGAATTCGCAAAAGATTTGATCTTGCTGCCGGGTTGTTACACAGACCGAGTTTACTAGTTCTTGACGAACCAACTGTTGGTTTAGATATTGAAAGTCGATTAATAGTTTGGGAATTCCTTAAAAAGCTTAAAATGGCAGGAACGACAATTCTCATAACAAGTCACTACTTAGAGGAAATTGATTCTCTAGCAGATAACTTAGCTATTATTGATTGTGGTAAAGTAATTGCCCAAGGAACTCCATCTCAACTTAAAAATCACTTAGGTGGTAATCGTATCACTTTAAAAATTCAAGAATTTTCAGAACTTAGAGATGTGTATCAAGCTCAGGAAATTTTACAAAAATTACCGTTTGTAGAAGAAATTATTATTAACAAATCCCAAGGAAATTCTTTAAATTTAATAGTTAAAGGAGAAACAAATTTATTTAGTAAAATAGAAAAAGCTCTTGAAAATGCTAATTTAGGTATCTTTAGCTTATCTCAATCCCGTCCTAGTCTTGATGATGTATATCTAGCAGCAACAGGACAGACCTTAATAGATGCCGAGTTAGCTGCTGTAGGTAATAGAGATTTAAAAAAAGAGAAAAAACAACAAATGAACTAA
- a CDS encoding ABC transporter permease yields MTKRLFIQLWRRPSSLIAGIVQPFMWLILFGALFHNAPEGIFENNINYAKFLSPGIIIFTAFSGSLNAGLPIMFDREFGFLNRLLVAPLSSRYSIVASSTLYIISLSLIQTGVIIIASSILGAGIPNIFDLVAIILVILLTVCGVTGLSLGLAFALPGHIELIAVIFVTNLPLLFASTALAPLSFMAKWLQIIASLNPLTYAIEFIRYIYLYGNLSMNSIIFRNPFIEINGVETLLLLLGFDLLVLFSIQPLLRRRFN; encoded by the coding sequence ATGACTAAACGTTTATTCATTCAGTTATGGCGTCGACCTTCTAGTTTAATAGCAGGTATTGTCCAGCCTTTTATGTGGTTAATATTATTTGGGGCATTATTTCATAATGCCCCAGAAGGAATCTTTGAAAACAATATTAATTATGCAAAATTTTTATCACCTGGAATCATAATATTTACAGCTTTTTCAGGATCGTTAAATGCAGGACTTCCTATAATGTTTGATAGAGAGTTTGGATTCCTTAATCGTCTATTAGTTGCCCCATTATCTTCTCGATACTCTATTGTTGCATCTTCCACTTTATATATTATTAGTCTTAGCCTAATCCAAACAGGAGTTATTATAATAGCAAGTTCAATACTAGGAGCCGGCATTCCCAACATTTTTGATTTAGTAGCGATTATTCTTGTTATTTTGTTAACTGTGTGTGGAGTAACAGGGTTAAGTCTCGGACTTGCCTTTGCATTGCCTGGCCATATTGAACTTATCGCCGTTATTTTTGTCACTAACTTACCTCTACTATTTGCAAGTACTGCTCTTGCACCCCTCTCTTTTATGGCAAAATGGCTGCAGATTATTGCCAGTTTAAATCCTCTAACTTATGCTATTGAATTTATAAGGTATATCTATCTTTACGGAAATCTATCTATGAATAGTATTATCTTTAGAAATCCTTTCATCGAGATTAATGGAGTAGAAACCTTACTTCTACTATTAGGATTTGATCTACTAGTTTTGTTTTCTATTCAACCATTATTACGTAGAAGATTTAATTAA